TCTTGGAGGAACCCGACGACATGGGCGGGCTGTCGCCACAGAAGCGCCGCGAGACGTCGGTGACGATGCGCTCCGGGGAGTCGGGGGTCGTCGACACCGTCACCCTGATGGAAGGCGAGGACGGCTCGAAACTCTCGAAGGTCTCCGTGCGCGACGAGCGAATCCCGGAACTCGGCGATAAGTTCGCATCCCGCCACGGCCAGAAGGGAGTCATCGGCCACCTCGCCCCGCAAGAGGACATGCCATTCACCGAGGAGGGCGTCGTGCCGGACCTCGTCGTCAACCCGCACGCGCTGCCGTCGCGGATGACCGTCGGGCACATCTTGGAGATGATCGGCGGCAAACTCGGTGCGATGGAAGGCCGGCGCGTCGACGGCACGCCGTTCCTCGGCGAGGACGAAGACGAGTTGCGAGGCGGCCTCGAGGAGGCCGGCTTCAACTCCGCCGGGAAAGAGGTCATGTACTCCGGCGTGACCGGTGAGAAGATCGAGGCCGAGATCTTCGTGGGCGTGATCTTCTACCAGAAACTGTACCACATGGTTTCGAACAAGCTGCACGCCCGCTCTCGCGGGCCGGTGCAGGTGCTGACCCGTCAGCCCACGGAGGGTCGCGCCCGCGAGGGTGGGCTGCGGATCGGGGAGATGGAACGCGACGTGTTCATCGGCCACGGGGCAGCGATGACGCTCAAAGAACGCCTGCTCGACGAGTCCGACCGCGAGTTCATCCACATCTGTGGCAGCTGTGGGATGACCGCCACCGAGAACGTCGAGCAGCGCCGGGTGTACTGTCCGAACTGCGGCGAGGAGACGGACATCCACGAGGTCGAGATGAGCTACGCGTTCAAGCTCTTGCTCGACGAGATGAAAGCGCTCGGAATCGCGCCGCGACTCGAACTGGAGGACGCCGTATAAGATGCTTCGAAACACGACACCCAAAGACATCGGATCGATCAACTTCGGGCTCATGGAGCCCGAGGAGTACCGGGAGATGAGCGCGACGAAGATCATCACGGCCGACACCTACGACGACGACGGCTTCCCCATCGACATGGGGCTCATGGACCCCCGACTCGGCGTGATCGACCCCGGCCTCGAGTGTAAAACCTGTGGGCAGCACTCCGGTGCCTGTCCGGGCCACTTCGGGCACATCGAACTCGCCGCGCCGGTGATCCACGTCGGCTTCACGAAGCTCATCCGGCGGCTGCTGCGGGGGACTTGCCGGGAGTGTTCGCGGCTGCTGCTGACCGAAGAGGAGAAAGATGAGTTCCGAGCTGAACTCGAGAACGCGCGCAAACTCGGCCGAGACGTCAACGACGTGCTGAAGGCGGCGATCCGGCAGGCGCGAAAGAAAGATCGGTGTCCACACTGTGGCGAGATCCAGTACGACATCGAACACGAGAAGCCGACGACGTACTACGAGGTCCAGCAAGTCCTCACGAGCGAGTACTCCCAGCGAATCGCCGCAGCGATGCAGGGTGGCGAAGATGGCGAGCGGACGACGCCGGACGAACTCGCCGCGCAGACGGGGATCGAACTCAGCCGGATCAACGAGATCCTCTCGGGATCGTTCCGTCCGCGTGAGAGTCAGCGCAAGGAGATCGAGAAGGCACTCGGCATCGACCTCACCGAGGAGGACACGAACAAGCTGATGCCCTCCGACATCCGGGACTGGTTCGAGGCGATCCCCGACGAGGACATCGAGGCGCTCGGAATCGACGCCGAGAACTCCCGTCCAGAGTGGATGATCCTCACCGTCCTGCCGGTGCCACCGGTGACCGCCCGCCCGTCGATCACGCTCGACAACGGGCAGCGCAGCGAGGACGACCTCACGCACAAGCTCGTGGACATCATCCGGATCAACCAGCGGTTCATGGAGAACCGCGAGGCGGGGGCGCCCCAGCTGATCATCGAGGACCTGTGGGAGCTGCTGCAGTACCACGTGACGACGTTCATGGACAACGAGATCAGCGGCACGCCGCCGGCGCGCCACCGCTCCGGCCGGCCGCTGAAGACCCTGAGCCAGCGACTGAAGGGCAAGGAGGGCCGGTTCCGCGGCTCGCTCTCGGGGAAGCGCGTCAACTTCTCCGCACGGACCGTGATCTCGCCGGACCCGACGCTCTCGCTCAACGAGGTTGGCGTCCCGGATCGGGTCGCCGCGGAGATGACCCAGACGATGAACGTCACCGAGCGGAACGTGATGGACGCCCGCCGGTACGTCCGGAACGGCCCCGAAGCCCACCCCGGTGCGAACTACGTCCGTCGACCCGACGGTCGACGGCTCAAGGTGACCGAGAAGAACTGCGAGGAACTCTCGGAGAAGGTCGAACCCGGCTGGGAGGTGAACCGCCACCTCATCGACGGCGACATCATCATTTTCAACCGCCAACCGTCGCTGCACCGGATGTCGATCATGGCCCACGAGGTCGTGGTCATGCCGTACAAGACGTTCCGGCTGAACACCGTCGTCTGTCCGCCGTACAACGCCGACTTCGACGGCGACGAGATGAACATGCACGCCCTCCAGAACGAGGAGGCCCGCGCCGAGGCGCGCGTCCTGATGCGCGTTCAGGAACAGATCCTCAGCCCGCGCTTCGGTGAGAACATCATCGGCGCGATCCAGGACCACATCTCGGGCACCTACCTGCTCACTCACGACAACCCACGGTTCAACGAGACGCAGGCGCTCGACCTCCTGCGGGCGACCCGGATCGACGAACTGCCCGAACCCAGCGGGATCGACGACGAGGACGAGCCGTTCTGGACCGGCCGGGACGTCTTCTCTGAGCTGTTGCCCGAGGACATGAACCTCGAGTTCACCGGGACCGTCGGCGAAGACGTGATCATCGAGGACGGCCAGCTCGTCGATGGAACGATCGCCGAGGACGAGGTCGGCGAGTTCGGCGGCGAGATCGTCGACCGGATCACGAAGGAGTACGGCAACACCCGCGCCCGGATCTTCATCAACGAGGTCTCGACGCTCGCGATGCGCGCGATCATGCACTTCGGGTTCTCGATTGGTATCGACGACGAGACGATCCCCGAGGAGGCCCAGGAACGCATCGACGAGACGATCGAGGACGCCAACGACCGCGTCGAGGAACTGATCGAGGCCTACGAACGGGGTGAACTCGAGTCGCTGCCGGGACGGACGCTCGACGAGACGCTCGAGATGAAGATCATGCAGACGCTGAGCCGTGCGCGTGACAATGCGGGGAACATCGCCGAGGAGCACTTCGACGACGACAACCCGGCTGTGGTCATGGCCGAGTCCGGTGCGCGTGGCTCGATGCTCAACCTGACCCAGATGGCTGGCTGTGTCGGCCAGCAGGCAGTTCGTGGTGAGCGGATCAACCGCGGCTACGAGAACCGCACGCTCAGCCACTACAAGCCACACGACCTCTCCGCGGAGGCTCACGGCTTCGTCGAGAACTCCTACACGGGCGGGCTCACTCCCAAGGAGTTCTTCTTCCACGCGATGGGTGGCCGCGAGGGGCTGGTCGACACGGCCGTTCGGACGTCGAAGTCCGGCTACCTCCAGCGGCGGCTGATCAACGCGCTGTCGGAACTCGAGACGCAGTACGACGGCACCGTCCGCGATACGAGCGACACGATCGTCCAGTTCGAGTTCGGCGAGGACGGCACCTCGCCCGTGAAAGTCTCCTCGAAAGCAGAACACGACGTCGACGTCGAGGGGATCGCCGACCGGATCATCGAGGCGGAGTTCGACTCCGAGGAGGAAAAGGCCGAGTTCCTCGATCCGAAACCCAAGCCGACGAACCTCTCCGAGCACGCCGATAGCCGTCGTGTTACCGAGCGCCCGGAGGTGACCTCCGATGACTGACGTCGCTTACGACGTGGACGACGACGTAATCGCTCTCGTCGAGGACACCGAACTGCCTCTCCGGCTCAGAGAACGCGTCTACGAGACGATCGAGGAGCGCGAGCCGACGCTCGAGCAGACCGACGAGATCGTTCGCGCCGTCGAGAGCCAGTACATCGAGACGCGGATCGACCCGCTGGATCCCGTCGGGACCGTCTCCGCCCAGTCGATCGGCGAACCGGGGACGCAGCTGACGATGAACACGTTCCACTACGCGGGGGTCGCCGAGATCGACGTCACCCAGGGCCTGCCACGGCTCATCGAGCTCGTGGACGCCCGGAAGACGCCCGACACGCCGATGATGACGGTCTACTTAGAAGACGAGTACGCGACCGAACGCGAGCGAGCGCACGAGGTCGTCTGGAAGATCGAAGCCACGAAGATCCTCGCGCTGGGTGACGTCTCGACGAACGTCGCGGACATGCGCGTGCAGATTTCGCTCAATCGGGATACCTTAGAAGAGCGGATGATCACGGCCGAGGAGGTTGCCGAGATCATCGAGGACAACCTCGGCGTGAAGACGATCCAGCAGGGGACGACCGTCGAGTTCGGGCCCGAAGAGCCCTCCTACCGTGACCTGCTCCAGCTGGTCGAGGAGCTCCGTGACATCACGTTCAAAGGGATCGAAGAGGTCACCCGGGTCGTCATCCGACGTGAGGAGATGGACGACGGGAGCGAAGAGTTCGTCCTCTACACCGAGGGATCGGCCTTCGGCGACGTCCTCTCGATCGAGGGCGTCGACGCCACGCGATCGACGACGAACAACATCCACGAGATCCACCGCAACCTCGGCATCGAGGCCGCCCGCGAAGCGATCATCGAGGAGACGAACAACACGCTCGCAGAGCAGGGTCTCGACGACGTGAACGTCCGTCACCTGATGCTCGTCGCCGACATGATGACGACCAACGGCGAGATCGAGTCTATCGGCCGCCACGGCATCTCCGGCTCGAAGGACTCCGTCCTGGCGCGGGCGGCGTTCGAGGTGACGGTCAACCACCTGCTCAACGCCGCGATTCACGGCGAAGTCGACGAATTAAACGGCGTCACCGAGAACGTCATCGTCGGCAAGCCGATCAAGCTCGGCACTGGCGACGTCGACCTCCGGATGGGGTCGACGACCAGCAGCTCGGACTGATCGCGGATGGGCATCACGCTCTCGGACGTGGCCCGTCGTCACCTCACACTGTTCGAGGAGGTGACGGGTGCGAACGGCGTCGACTGCGTCCAGGAGGCCGACCGGCTCCTCGTCGTCGTCGCTCGAGGTGGGCTGGGCCAGGCGATCGGCCCCCGAGGTCGGCACGTCCAGGCGTTCGAAGAGCGGATCGGTCAGCCAGTGCGGCTCGTCGAGGACGCCGAGATCGCCGCCGAGTTCGTCGCGAACGCCCTCTCGCCCGCGGCGGTGTACAACGTCACGATCAGCGAGAACCGTGACACCGTCGCCTACGTCGAGGTTGCGAGCGAGGACCGCGGCGTCGCCATCGGGGCGGAGGGGCGAACGATCGAGGCCGCGCGTACGCTCGCAGAACGCCACTTCGGGATCGACGACATCCAGCTGATCTGATCGTCGAACGACTGATCGGGTCATCACCGACCGCTCGAGAGCGTTTCTCCGGACACGAAACGGCCTCAGATTCCTTCGTTGCCCCTCCTCGAGCGCTCTCGGGCCGTAACGCCCCGGCGGAAACGGGGTGCTTAAGTGCCTTCGTCGGATAGCCACGGGTACTATGGCAAACGGCAAATACGCCGCGCGCAAGCTCAAGAAGGACCGCCAGAACCAGCGGTGGTCCGACTCGGACTACGCGCGCCGTGCCCGGGGCCTTCGCGAGAAGTCCGACCCACTCGAGGGTGCCCCACAGGCTCGAGGTATCGTTCTCGAAAAGGTGGGTATCGAGGCAAAACAGCCCAACTCGGCGATCCGAAAGTGCGTCCGGGTTCAGCTCATCAAGAACGGCAAACAGGTCACCGCGTTCTGCCCCGGTGACGGCGCTATTTCGTTCATCGACGAGCACGACGAGGTCACCATCGCCGGGATCGGTGGCGCGAAGGGTCGTGCGATGGGCGACCTTTCCGGCGTGAACTACAAGGTCGACAAAGTCAACGGCGTTGCGCTGCTCGAACTCGTGCGCGGAAACGCGGAGAAACCGGTGCGATAACATGAGTGCCGACGAAGACCAACCCGAACCCGAGGCACCGGCCGGCGGCGGCGACCTCACTGCGAAGCTCTTTGGCAAGTGGGACGTCTCCGAGATCGAGTACCGCGACCCCTCGACCGAACGCTACCTCTCCGTGACGCCGGTCGCACACACGGCAGGCCGTCACGCGAGCAAGCAGTTCCAGAAGTCCGAGATCTCGGTCGTCGAGCGCTTCATCAACCGGCTGATGCAGACCGAGGAGAACACGGGCAAGAAACAGCAGACGCTCAACCTCGTTCGCGAGGCGTTCGACCTCGTTCACGAGCGCACCGAGGAAAACCCCGTGCAGGTGCTTGTCCGCGCCGTCGAGAACGCCGCCCCTCGGGAGGAGACCGTCCGCCTGAAGTACGGTGGTATCTCCGTTCCGAAGGCCGTCGACGTCGCTCCCCAGCGCCGCGTCGACCAGGCGCTTAAGTTCATCGCCGAGGGCGTCCACAACGACTCGTTCAAGTCGGCGACGTCCGCCGAGGAGGCGATCGCCAACCAGCTCGTCCGCGCGGCCGACTACGACGTCAGCGTCTACGCAGTCAGCCAGAAAGAGGAGAAAGAGCGCGTCGCGGCTGCTGCACGCTAACTCGTCGTTTCGCTTGAGGTTTCGTTTTCCGGTCGATCCCGCTCGAGGAGCTATCGGGTTAGTGAGTCGTGACCGAACCACGCGGGTGTAACTGACTTCAAACCGGGACGCGGGCTGTTCGACGGCTCATCTGATTGTGGAATTCGGCCGGCGAATGTTCCACCCAACATATATAGGATACGAATACAGAGCCTGCGCATGGACTCGAGTCGGCGACGAACGGTTCTCCGAGCGATCGGTGCATGGGAATCGGAACGGTAACCGGACAGGTCTCGACGGCGAGCGTCGCGGCCGAGACGACCGGTGGCGACCTCAAGTGGACGGTCGAGACGGACGGACGAGCGACGTCGGCGCCGACGGTCGTCGACGGGACCGTCTACGTCGCCAGTGGTGGGTCGCTGTACGCGATCGACGCCGGCGTCGACGGCTCGAGTGGGGGCTCTCGCGTGCGCCTCGGGACGCTCGGCCACCACCACGGCTGGGCGGAAGCCCACGAGGAGATCGGTGCGGTCGCTGGCGACGTCGGCAGCGTCGACGAATCGACAGGCGATGCCAATTCCAACGAGACAGCCGACGCCACTGACGACGAATTCCCTGGGCCGGGTGTTCTGGGTACGATCGCGAGCGTGGGGGGCGCTGGCTACCTGCTCGCTCGTCGAGCGAACTCGAGCGACCACTCGGGCGACGAGCGTCACCCCTCGTAGCCGGAGCCACGTTCACCACGAACTACTCCTACCGCACGCTCCGTTCGCCGCGAACTACTCGATCGTAGGCTGCGCGTACGCACGC
This portion of the Natronobeatus ordinarius genome encodes:
- a CDS encoding DNA-directed RNA polymerase subunit A', producing the protein MLRNTTPKDIGSINFGLMEPEEYREMSATKIITADTYDDDGFPIDMGLMDPRLGVIDPGLECKTCGQHSGACPGHFGHIELAAPVIHVGFTKLIRRLLRGTCRECSRLLLTEEEKDEFRAELENARKLGRDVNDVLKAAIRQARKKDRCPHCGEIQYDIEHEKPTTYYEVQQVLTSEYSQRIAAAMQGGEDGERTTPDELAAQTGIELSRINEILSGSFRPRESQRKEIEKALGIDLTEEDTNKLMPSDIRDWFEAIPDEDIEALGIDAENSRPEWMILTVLPVPPVTARPSITLDNGQRSEDDLTHKLVDIIRINQRFMENREAGAPQLIIEDLWELLQYHVTTFMDNEISGTPPARHRSGRPLKTLSQRLKGKEGRFRGSLSGKRVNFSARTVISPDPTLSLNEVGVPDRVAAEMTQTMNVTERNVMDARRYVRNGPEAHPGANYVRRPDGRRLKVTEKNCEELSEKVEPGWEVNRHLIDGDIIIFNRQPSLHRMSIMAHEVVVMPYKTFRLNTVVCPPYNADFDGDEMNMHALQNEEARAEARVLMRVQEQILSPRFGENIIGAIQDHISGTYLLTHDNPRFNETQALDLLRATRIDELPEPSGIDDEDEPFWTGRDVFSELLPEDMNLEFTGTVGEDVIIEDGQLVDGTIAEDEVGEFGGEIVDRITKEYGNTRARIFINEVSTLAMRAIMHFGFSIGIDDETIPEEAQERIDETIEDANDRVEELIEAYERGELESLPGRTLDETLEMKIMQTLSRARDNAGNIAEEHFDDDNPAVVMAESGARGSMLNLTQMAGCVGQQAVRGERINRGYENRTLSHYKPHDLSAEAHGFVENSYTGGLTPKEFFFHAMGGREGLVDTAVRTSKSGYLQRRLINALSELETQYDGTVRDTSDTIVQFEFGEDGTSPVKVSSKAEHDVDVEGIADRIIEAEFDSEEEKAEFLDPKPKPTNLSEHADSRRVTERPEVTSDD
- the rpoA2 gene encoding DNA-directed RNA polymerase subunit A'' produces the protein MTDVAYDVDDDVIALVEDTELPLRLRERVYETIEEREPTLEQTDEIVRAVESQYIETRIDPLDPVGTVSAQSIGEPGTQLTMNTFHYAGVAEIDVTQGLPRLIELVDARKTPDTPMMTVYLEDEYATERERAHEVVWKIEATKILALGDVSTNVADMRVQISLNRDTLEERMITAEEVAEIIEDNLGVKTIQQGTTVEFGPEEPSYRDLLQLVEELRDITFKGIEEVTRVVIRREEMDDGSEEFVLYTEGSAFGDVLSIEGVDATRSTTNNIHEIHRNLGIEAAREAIIEETNNTLAEQGLDDVNVRHLMLVADMMTTNGEIESIGRHGISGSKDSVLARAAFEVTVNHLLNAAIHGEVDELNGVTENVIVGKPIKLGTGDVDLRMGSTTSSSD
- a CDS encoding NusA-like transcription termination signal-binding factor, with translation MGITLSDVARRHLTLFEEVTGANGVDCVQEADRLLVVVARGGLGQAIGPRGRHVQAFEERIGQPVRLVEDAEIAAEFVANALSPAAVYNVTISENRDTVAYVEVASEDRGVAIGAEGRTIEAARTLAERHFGIDDIQLI
- a CDS encoding 30S ribosomal protein S12: MANGKYAARKLKKDRQNQRWSDSDYARRARGLREKSDPLEGAPQARGIVLEKVGIEAKQPNSAIRKCVRVQLIKNGKQVTAFCPGDGAISFIDEHDEVTIAGIGGAKGRAMGDLSGVNYKVDKVNGVALLELVRGNAEKPVR
- a CDS encoding 30S ribosomal protein S7; protein product: MSADEDQPEPEAPAGGGDLTAKLFGKWDVSEIEYRDPSTERYLSVTPVAHTAGRHASKQFQKSEISVVERFINRLMQTEENTGKKQQTLNLVREAFDLVHERTEENPVQVLVRAVENAAPREETVRLKYGGISVPKAVDVAPQRRVDQALKFIAEGVHNDSFKSATSAEEAIANQLVRAADYDVSVYAVSQKEEKERVAAAAR
- a CDS encoding PQQ-binding-like beta-propeller repeat protein: MGIGTVTGQVSTASVAAETTGGDLKWTVETDGRATSAPTVVDGTVYVASGGSLYAIDAGVDGSSGGSRVRLGTLGHHHGWAEAHEEIGAVAGDVGSVDESTGDANSNETADATDDEFPGPGVLGTIASVGGAGYLLARRANSSDHSGDERHPS